Within the Montipora foliosa isolate CH-2021 chromosome 11, ASM3666993v2, whole genome shotgun sequence genome, the region AGTTTTTGTCTTTCGTGTATTTCAGTCATTCACCTCGAACGCATATAGTACGAACTAGCAATGGCCCAGCTCTCAGATGGCCTAATAGCTCAGGCGGTAAAGCAGAGCAGAGCAGAGCAGAGCAAACACCTGGTCATGGGTTTCAAGATCTGGGTTTTTTTCTCAATCTAACACATATTTTGCCTTTGTCGTTGTTCTCTTGTTCTCCAGCTAAAAGCCCCCAAAGACCTTCAGTAATTAAAAGAGGGCAATAAGATTAATAATTCTGCATGGTCGACACTTACAATCGTGGACAAAATTCGACCTTGGGAATCCCGCATTTTGGACTCGAGTGAAGGTGCCCCCTCCCTCACCCACTACAATGTGGAAAGTCTCAAAAGAACTACGGGTGCATGATAAGAAAACCATGGGTCAAGTGAAGGGAGGAGCTAGGCATGTACAGTTTTGAATCTCGCTTCGCCATGATTGTAGCATCCGCAAACCAGACTCGCTCATTTTACCATACATTTGCGCAAGATGGATTGCAAGGCAATTCGCAGTCTATGTGTTGATGCTGGTTTGTTCTGTCAAACATCCAATTTCCGACAGCTTCAGCCACAGTAAACCCATTTACAAAGATCCCAGTCCATGTGTCGTCGTACAAACTTTGCGAGTGTTCTAAGCATGAGCTGACGAACAGTCCTGAACTCGCTGACTGCATGACCGGACGCAAAGCATAAAGGCTAACGTTTCTGAATTGCATAATTGCAGCTATTTCGTCGCGGGTGCATTCGGGAGGCCGGCAATAAATACCGTGGACATGTTTATAGTTCCAGTTCCTCTCAGGGCTGAGTTTGTTCGGAGCATGTGTAATCGCATCCATTGTTGACCTCCGAAACAAACTCCGTTCCGTCGTAAAATTGTCGCTGTATTCCGGAACTTGACAGTTTATTCCTCGTATGTGAATTAGTTGCCATTCATCGTATGCCGATTGTAACACAAAGAGAGGTGTGCTGACGAATCGGAATGCGTGTTGCGGGAACAAACATTTCCAGCCAAGCGATCTACGGAATCCCCGAGCACAGTCTTCATCCACACCGCCAAGGGAATTATGCACGTCAAACATCTTCCTAAAATGCCTGTTTATAATGTCATCACCACTTAAGGAAGCCACATCTAGGAAATATCCCGAGTCGACTAATGCACGAACGTTTATCGATTTTGGAATTCGACTTCGGATAAAGTCGGCGTTCATCATCACACCCAAACTCCCAGCCGAGGTTCCACTGAGAAGCAAGTGGTTCGCTATGCGAAATTCGCTCTGTATTAGTTGGTCTATGATGACTTCAAGGATTTTTCTCCCGCGCATGTAAATGAAGTGTCCGTTCACACTGACAGGGTCAGTTCTGTAACCAGTGAATGAAGCTCCATCGCAGTAACATAATAACACTAAGTTCCAATCGTAGAAATCCGGATTGACTTTGTCGTTTGCCGATAGAATCCCTTGCAAGCTCGGAGGGTGGGGTGGGAAGAAGTTACTGGATCCTAATCTCGTTTTGCTGCGTTGAAAGCAAGATTCTTCATCGAAACACCAAGCTCCTCCAAAGAAATGAATAATCCAGTTGTTACTCCCCCTGCCATGGCCTTCTCTGAAGTAGTATCCAGGGGGGGAACCATCCAAACACACCGCGCCTTGTTTAACAGCGAAAGGCAACATCACCAATTCGACATTTTTCGCGTACGAGCGTCTGGCGGCGGCgagtttttcattgttttgacttCGGTCGGAATTGGGAATGTAAATGTTGACAAAAGCAGTGTTTCTTAATAAAAACGAAATGATAACAACCGTAACCAGACAACTGATGCTACTTGAAATCAGGATGGTCTTGAAATGATTGCCCAGGCTTCTTTCTTGTTTGGCTTCGTAGTTTTCC harbors:
- the LOC137975643 gene encoding uncharacterized protein, translated to MSAIRTENYEAKQERSLGNHFKTILISSSISCLVTVVIISFLLRNTAFVNIYIPNSDRSQNNEKLAAARRSYAKNVELVMLPFAVKQGAVCLDGSPPGYYFREGHGRGSNNWIIHFFGGAWCFDEESCFQRSKTRLGSSNFFPPHPPSLQGILSANDKVNPDFYDWNLVLLCYCDGASFTGYRTDPVSVNGHFIYMRGRKILEVIIDQLIQSEFRIANHLLLSGTSAGSLGVMMNADFIRSRIPKSINVRALVDSGYFLDVASLSGDDIINRHFRKMFDVHNSLGGVDEDCARGFRRSLGWKCLFPQHAFRFVSTPLFVLQSAYDEWQLIHIRGINCQVPEYSDNFTTERSLFRRSTMDAITHAPNKLSPERNWNYKHVHGIYCRPPECTRDEIAAIMQFRNVSLYALRPVMQSASSGLFVSSCLEHSQSLYDDTWTGIFVNGFTVAEAVGNWMFDRTNQHQHIDCELPCNPSCANVW